In Caballeronia sp. SBC1, the DNA window ACTTACGGAACCACGATCGGCTTGCCTATTGTGACGTTTTCCATCGGTTCTTATTGGGGCAGTTATTACCGCGGCCGCCCTTGGTATAACCAGCAATCACGCTGGGCAAATCGCCCGCCGCCGCGCCCCGGTCCCGGCCGTCCGCCCGGTTATGGCGGACGTCCTCCGCCAGGACCACAGCCCGGTCACGGCGCTGGCGGCCGTCCTCCGGGCCCACCACCGGGACAAGGTGCTGGCGGGCGCCCTCCCGGACCACCGCCGGGCCACGGCGCTGGCGGCCGTCCTCCGGGGCCACCGCCGGGTCAAGGTGCGGGTGGCCGTCCTCCAGGACAGCCAGGCGGCGGTGGGCGCCCTTCGGGACCACCACCCGGTCATGGCGGCGGTGGAGGAAATGGTGGCGGTCACGGCGGCGGCGGTGGACAAGGCGG includes these proteins:
- a CDS encoding SH3 domain-containing protein produces the protein MRKQLLQWGCIGFAGLLALPGVAFAQQQAYTNGPVNMRAGPAGDYPIVTQLPGGVPVTVMGCISGYTWCDVVVPNLRGWVYAGRLSYPYQGGNVPILTYGTTIGLPIVTFSIGSYWGSYYRGRPWYNQQSRWANRPPPRPGPGRPPGYGGRPPPGPQPGHGAGGRPPGPPPGQGAGGRPPGPPPGHGAGGRPPGPPPGQGAGGRPPGQPGGGGRPSGPPPGHGGGGGNGGGHGGGGGQGGGGGRGGGNNQQQQHG